GTTAAAAAAGGTAGGTAAACCTATTTTTCCTTCGGATGAAGAATGTCGTGAAAACCCACGCTCGCGTAGCGCGGTATTGAGAATAGCGCAAAAAATTTAATGCAACTTCAATTATGGGGTTGCGAGGGCAAATTGGACAAAGTTTTTTAACGTGTGTTTATTAAGGGGAGAATCACATGAAGTTTAATCTGCAAGAAACCATTCCAGAAGATGCTGGTATGCCAAAAATCAAGGTCATCGGCCTTGGTGGTGGCGGCGGTAACGCCGTCGATTATATGGTGCGTTCACAAGTAGAAGGTGTGGATTTTATCTGTGCCAATACTGATGTGCAGGCATTGAAAAATTCAAGTGTTGATACTTGTATTCAACTTGGTTTAAACGGTTTAGGTGCTGGCGCTAACCCTGAAAAAGGGATGGAAGCGGCAAAAGAAAACATTGAACAAGTCAAAGAAGCATTAAAAGGTGCGGACATGGTCTTTATTACTGCCGGAATGGGTGGTGGTACTGGAACTGGTTCTGCTCCGGTTGTTGCGCAAGCGGCAAAAGAAATGGGTATTTTGACTGTTGGTGTTGTGAGCAAGCCTTTCGGTTTTGAAAGACGCCAGAAAATTGCAGAAGCCGGTATTGAAAAATTGGCTGAGCATGTTGATTCTCTAATCACAGTTCCAAATGACAAACTGTTAAAAGTATTGGGTAAAGATTTTGTTCTTGCCAAAGCTTTTGATTATGCAAACGAAGTTCTTCACGGTGCGGTTCAAGGAATTTCAGAATTAGTGACTCGTCCTGGAATGATCAATGTTGACTTTGAAGATTTGCGTACAGTGATGACTGAGCGCGGTGTCGCCATGATGGGTGTTGGACACGCGACTGGTGAAGACCGTGCAATCAAAGCAGCTGAAAAAGCTATTGCAAACCCACTGTTGGAAGACATTTCGGTATCGGGTGCAAAAGGTCTGTTGGTAAATATCACTTCTGGTCTAGACTTTACGTTGGGTGAGTTCAACGAAGTTGGTGAGGTGATTGATCAGGTTGCTTCTGAAGATGCTAAGGTCATCATCGGTACGTCAATTGATGAAACAATGACAGATGAAATTCGTGTAACGGTGGTGGCAACGGGTTTGAGCGACATTGTTTCAACTGCACAACGTCCTGAAATGGTTAAGCCTAATCTTCAAGCTGTAGAGGCAAATAAAGCCGAAGAAAAACAGCAAGTCATTGAAGAAGTAGAGAGAAAACCTGAAGTTGTTAGGCCAAAAATGGTGGTAAACGGTGGTGTAACCGCGAGTGTGGAATCTAATTCTAACTACCTAGATATTCCAGCGTTTCTACGTCGTCAAGCTGACTAACCCTTAGACTGAAAGGGGTCCTTTCGGTCGATGAGTCCAGCAGCATGATGATGCAATCTCTCCCCAGTTCAAGTCAGCTAAAGCTTTTTAGCTGGCCAAGAACTATTGCACTCCTGCTGTTGGGCTTTATTTGTTTTCTTTTAATTCTTATCGTACAAGTCCAACATCAAGTAAGACATCTTGAAACACATTATGCAAAAGCGCTTCAAAAGGAAGTGGATTTGCATCAAGAGTTTGGCAAACTTACCCTTGAGTTGCACCATTTGACCGCTCTAGCAAGAGTGGAAGAAATTGCCGTTACTCAACTTCGCATGACTATCGATAAGACGCCAGAACATAACAATATTCAAACCATATTCCTAAATCCGGTTGTGAAGCCATCAATTCAAAGTGGCACCCTCTCAAAAGGAAAGGGTGATGAATAGCGTTAATCAATATCGACGAGTTCATCGTGATTCTGTTGTTTACGGTTTGATTCTTTTGCTGTTCGGCGCAGTTTTTGCAAAAGCCGTTGATGTCCAAATCATTCAATCTCATTTTTTGCAGGAAGAAGGTAATAAGCGTCAAATACGTGCAATGACGATACCTGCTCCAAGAGGTGAGATATATGATCGAAATGGCAATCTACTGGCACTTAGCACGCCTATTGATTCCATCTGGGTAGACCCTAAAATTCTCAGCTACTATCTAGATCCTGCTCAACAGCAGCAAGCAGCCAATGCAGAAAATCTGTCTGCAAAGGAACTGCAGCAGCAAAAGGCACAAGTCGCAGCGGATGTTAAGCGTTATCACCAAATGTTAAAGCTGCTCGGGTTGGATGAAAAAAATATCACGGCAACCCTTCTTGAGAAAAAAGATAAACGTTTCCTTTATATCAAACGCAGTGTTTTGCCTCCGGTTACCAAAAAAATTGAAGCGCTTGATGTTCCAGGTGTTTTCGTTCAAAACCAATATAAGCGTTACTATCCTGCTGGAGAAATACTGGGTCATGTTGTTGGTTTCACCAATATTGACGATAAAGGGATTTCCGGCATCGAAAAAGCCTATGACAAATGGCTTACTGGTCACCCAGGAAAGAAAGAGGTGATTAAAGACCGTGCTGGAAGAGTTGTAGATTTCGTTAAGGATTTAGTGCCAGCAAAACCCGGTCACGATATTACATTAAGCATTGATAAGGATATTCAGTTCTTCCTTTATCATGCCTTGAAAAAAGCTTACATACGCCATCAGGCGAAATCAGTGCAGTCCGTTATTTTAGATGCAAAGACGGGTGAAATTCTCGGGATGGCCACGATTCCAAGCTTTAACCCGAACAACCGCAGTCAATTGCAGGGTAGTCGTTTAAGAAATCGGGTTGTGACTGATGTGTTTGAGCCTGGCTCGCCAACCAAACCATTCATCATTTCCAGAGCGCTGGATTTAGGATTGATTAATCTTGATACCGTAATTGACACTTCTCCGGGGGCGATGTGGATTCAAGGGCAGCGAATTACGGATACAAGAGATCATGGTAAGTTGACACCGCAGGGCATTATCGAAAAATCGAGTAACATCGGTGCCAGTAAGGTTGCGTTTAAAATGACGCCAGATCAAGAGTGGCAGATGCTAAACAATGTTGGCTTCGGACAGGACTTAGGTATTTTTATGCCAGGGGAGTCTTTGGGGTATATGAAGTCGCCAGTTGAGTGGCAGAAAATAGACCAGGCATCGGCTTCATTCGGTTACGGCTTTAACATCAATTTATTACAACTTGCTCGAGCCTATACGATTTTTGCAAATCACGGTGTGTTGGAACCCGTTTCTTTAATTAAGTTGACGCCAAAACAAGTGGCAGAACGTAGAGCTGCGGCCTCTCAAAATGCGTCCGGTAAAAACTCAAACGAAAAAGATATCAATCTGGATACAAACTACTCAGCGACAGAAGTACACCGTGTGATTTCTGCTAAAAGTGCAGATGAAGTTCTGAAAATGATGCAAACTGTCGTTTCTCCTGACGGTACGGCGCCAAAAGCTAGGATTCCTGGGTATATGGTGGCCGGTAAGACGGGAACGGTTCATAAAACCAAAGCCGGTGGGTATCATCAGAATGAATATTTCTCGGTATTTGTTGGCTTGGTTCCTGCCTCCGATCCAAAATACATTATGGCAACCGTTGTTAATGAACCTAGCAGAGGGGTTTATTATGGTGGTTTAGTTGCCGCACCAATTTTTAAAGAAGTGATGCAAGATGTTCTTAGAATCAAGAACGTGCCACCTGACGAAACGTTGGAAAGTCTAGAAGAACACCGTTTGGTGAAGGAGGAGCGATGAAAAGTTTGCATGAACTGATCGAGTTTTTAGCGGTGGATCTACAGCAGCAGAAAATGGCGGCTGGCGAGTCATTGGTGTTGATGCGCCAGTTAACACATTTGTATACCAGCTCTTCTGAAATTACCGAAAACAGTGTGTTTGTCGCATTGCCGGGCAGTCGATGCCATGGCATCGAGTATATGGATCAAGCGATAGACCAAGGCGCCGCTTGTATTTTGACTGACCAGTTACCGGAGCATGTTGAAAGTACGGATGTTCCTGTTTTTTTAGTGAATGATTTGGTGGGGCAATTGGCTGGTTTGGCGGATTGGTTCTATCAAAGACCTAGTCAACAAGTGAAAATTATTGGCGTAACAGGTACAAATGGAAAGACTTCCACTGCACATTACATTGCTCAGCTTTTAGGTCAGCAGTATTCCGTGGGTGTCTTGGGAACCTTGGGCAATGGCATCCTAGGGCAGTTAATTCCGACAGCTAATACCACTTTGGAAGTAGTATCCCTTAATCGAAAGCTTGAAGAATTTGCCAGGTTGGGGGTTGAGTATGTGGTGATGGAAGTTTCCTCTCATGCCATTGCCTTAGGTAGAATCCAAAACATACGTTTTGAAGGCTTGGCATTGACCCAAGTGACTAGAGATCACCTGGATTTTCATGAGACTGAAGAGGCTTATCGCGAAACAAAGGCCATGCTCTTCTTGGAGTATCCAGCCAAATTCCGAGTGTTGAACTTAGGAGATTCACTCGGTAAATCCATTATGGAAACACTTGCGCAGAGCGTAGGAGAGGTCGTATTCGGTTACGCATTGAATGATTCATTTTGCGAGTTGGCCAAGTCTGACTTGAAGTCGGAAAGTGATGCGATGTTCTCTTGTGCTTGTTTCAGTGAGCTGCGTTTTGTCCCCACGGGAATGGAGGGAGTAATATTGCTCTCCTTATTTAAGGAAGATGAATCATTAGGGCATTCCGACCTGACATTTAACGCGGATTTGATGGGGGTCTTCAATGCAGAAAACCTATTGTGTGCTGTCACCGTCGCTTACGGGTGTGGGCTACCACTTTCAAAGATTGAGGAAGGTATTCATGTTTTAACGCCTGTGAGTGGGCGTATGGAAAAAGTTCACGAACGCCCATTGATATTGATTGATTATGCGCATACGCCAGACGCTTTGGCATCGGCACTGCACGCTGTGCAACAACACTTTGTGTCTGATGGTGGTGCAGAGCAACCAAAAGGTAAATTGTGGTTGGTTTTTGGTTGTGGTGGCGATAGAGATAAAGGCAAACGTTCATTGATGGGTGAGGTTGCAGAAAAGTTGGCGGGTTATGTCATCATTACAGACGACAACCCACGTAATGAAGCGCCGGAAGATATTGTAGCTGATATCGTCAAGGGGATGTCAAAGGCATCGGCAGCACAAATTATCCATGACAGAGCGCAAGCAATCGAATACGCGATCCGCCATGCTGAGCCATCTGATATTGTGCTGATTGCGGGGAAAGGACATGAGAATTATCAGGAAATCCAAGGACAGCGATTTTTCATGAGTGATGCTGTTTTAGCGGATTTAACCTTGAGAGAAATTGCGCAGGAAGCGGCGAGTGAAACAGGTATGAGAAAAACTGACACAGGGAAAATCGATTTATGAAATGGATGCTTAACGATTTGATTGTGGCAACAGGCGGTGAGTTAAGTACTCAGTCTGCAGACAAAGAGGGTGTCGGCTTCGATTTTGTTTCTACCGATAGTCGTGAGATGTCGACAGGCGGGTTGTATATCGCGGTTAAAGGTGCAAAATTTGATGGCCATGCGTTTGTGTCTCAAGCGGTGACGCAAGGCGCTTCGGTCGTATTGGCATCCGAGCCAGTCGAAACGTCGGTGCCAGTGGTTTTGGTAGCGGATACGCGAATTGCATTAGGGCAGTTTGCCGCTTGGCATCGTAAGCAGATGCCGCTGAAGAAATTGATTGCTGTTACCGGAAGTAATGGGAAAACCACGTGTAAGAACATGATTCAACATTTGCTTTCCAAGCAAGCGAAAGTGTTGGCGACACAAGGGAATCTTAATAATGATTTTGGTGTGCCGAGAACATTGCTGCAGTTAACTGACGAACATGAGTATGCGGTAGTGGAAATGGGCGCAAACCACCACAAAGAAATTGAGTATTTAACCCAGCTTGCAAAGCCTGATATTGCCATAATTACGCTGGCAGCTGGAGCGCACCTAGAAGGTTTTGGCTCTCTGGAAGGGGTTATTCACACCAAAGCTGAAATATTGTCGGGTTTGCAGGATAAAGTCGGTGTGGCAGTATTGAATACGGATTCACCGGGCTTTGATATTTGGCAAGACATGTGCCGCGAGCGAGAACTGTCTGTACTGACGTTTGGCTCCACAGCGATTGCCGATGTACATTATGAGCAGTTTGAACAATCGTCCGATGTGATTGAGTTTGATGTTGTTTCTACCGCGGATAAAGTGATAAACCAAGGCAAGTCGCATGTTGTGGCGCCCATGCTGGGAGAGCACAATGCGATGAACGCCTGCGCCGCGCTGACGGCAGTGATGGCATGCGGTTTCAAGTTGGAAGTCTTGACCCCCAACCTGGCAGATTTTTGTGGGGTTTCAGGACGCCTGCAAAAAGTATCGTTACCCAATGGTATTTTGATTGACGACAGCTATAATGCCAACCCGGATTCCATGAAGGCTGCATTAAGAACACTTGTTGCGCTTCCCGGTAAAGGGTTAGCTTGTTTAGGCGCCATGGCAGAGATAGGGGAAACTTCAGCTTCCGCTCACGCTGAAGTGGCAAGTTATGCGAAGTCATTGGGTGTGTCTTATCTACTGATTTACGGTGAAGCGGCAAAGCCGATGATTGATGCTTTCGGCGAGGGCGCTTTTTGGTTTGAATCTCATCAGGCATTAACGGATAAAGCGATTGAATTGATAGAAAAAGACAGTCTTAATCATTGCCTAGTGAAGGGGTCTCGTTCAAGCAAAATGGAAACCGTTACCCAAGGCATTTCAGAATACTTTAACAATCATTTAAAACCACAGAATACTTAGGATAGGCTTATGTTAATTTATTTAACCGAATTTTTAGCACACTACATCTCCGGTTTCGGTGTTTTTAAATATGTCACCATGCGCACCATCATGAGTGTGCTGACGGCACTGGTACTATCATTTATCATCGGCCCTAAGGTCATCCGTTGGTTGATTCGCTTGAAGGTTGGGCAGAGTGTCCGTTTGGATGGGCCGGAAACTCACCTGGTGAAAACAGGTACCCCAACCATGGGCGGTGTGATGATTCTGTTCTCCGTGACAATTTCGGTTTTGTTATGGGGGGATTTGACTAACCACTACTTATTGATTGTGACACTGACCATGCTAGCATTCGGTGTAATTGGCTTTATCGACGACTATAAAAAAGTCGCCTATAAGGACCCTAATGGCATGCGTTCACGCACCAAATATCTATGGCAATCCATTATCGGGTTGATTGCCGCCTACAGCCTGTTTGCGATGGCACAAGTTCCTACCGAACATGAGTTATTGATTCCTTACATGAAAGATACGTTTATTCACCTCGGCGCCTGGACGGTGGTGCTGTCTTATTTTGTCATTGTCGGAACCTCTAATGCGGTTAACCTGACGGATGGGTTGGATGGTTTGGCGATTATGCCGACGGTAATGGTTTCAGCCGCTTTGGGCGTGTTTGCCTACATGACCGGGCATTTGTACTTTTCGGCTTACCTGACGATTCCGTATATTCCCGGAGTGGAAGAATTGACCATATTCTGTGCAGCATTAGCGGGTGCAGGATTAGGCTTTCTTTGGTTTAACGCACACCCAGCGCAAGTATTTATGGGGGACGTTGGTTCTTTGTCTATCGGTGCCGCGCTAGGGGTAGTTGCCGTTGCCGTGAAGCAAGAGTTGGTTTTATTCATCATGGGCGGGATTTTCGTTGCGGAAACCCTATCGGTGATTTTGCAAGTGGGGTCCTACAAGCTACGTAACGGAAAACGCATTTTCTTGATGGCACCTCTGCATCACCACTTTGAACAAAAAGGCTGGCACGAATCACAAGTTATCGTGCGGTTTTGGATTGTCACCATCTTTTTGGTGTTGATTGGTTTGGCCAGTTTGAAGATTCGTTAAAAAAATAAACAAGAACAAAAGAATAAGAAGAAAGGGAACAGCCGTGCATCTTGTCGTGGGTTTGGGGATTACCGGAAAAAGTGTTTTACACTACTTGTTGTCGCAAGGCGTAGACTGTCTTGCTTTTGATACCAGAGAGGGTTTTGACCTGACTGTTTTGCAGACTGAGTTCCCTTCAGTGCAATTTGCCAGCGGTCAGTTACCTGTAGAGTGGATAAGTCAAGTTTCGGATGTTGTCATCAGTCCTGGGGTTGCTACTTCAGAACCTTGGCTGGATGTATTTCATCAAGCGGGTGTACCGATTATTGGTGATATTGAATTATTCGCTAGAGCAGTAGGTAAGCCTGTTGTGGCAATCACCGGGTCAAATGGTAAAAGTACTGTGACAACCCTAACAGCACAGGTGCTTGCTGAAGCTGGTTATCGTGTCGGCCTGGGGGGGAATATTGGTGTTCCTGCATTGGATTTATTGAGAAGTGGACAGGGTTTTGATGTCTTTGTTTTAGAGCTTTCCAGTTTTCAATTGGAGACAACCTATTCCTTGCAACCAACTTCGGCAACGGTACTAAACGTATCGGAAGATCACATGGATCGCTACAGCGGGTTGGAAGACTATCTTCAAGCCAAAATGACGATTCTTAATAACACGCAATGGAGTATATTGCCGTTTGATCTTGTGGATAGCCCAAGCAGTGAGCAATCTCATGCCTTGCACTTTGGTTTACGCTTGGCAGTAGATGGTCAGCCTGCGCCTTTGACGGACACTCAATATGGTGTGATTGATGATAATGGCGTCCATTGGTTGGGTTATAACCATACGCCATTGTTAAAAATTGAAAGCATGGCACTGAAAGGTGAACATCATCAGTTGAATGCGCTTGCGACGATGGCTTTGTGCAGACCTTTTAAGGTGTCGCCTCAAAACTATGAGCGTGTTTTTTCTGTGTTTACAGGGTTGCCGCATCGAACGCAATTGGTAAAGGAAGTAGATGGTGTTCAATGGATCAACGACTCAAAAGGTACCAATGTTGGGGCAACACAAACAGCCATTAGAAGCTTTGCTAAACAAACTAGAGACTCCGGTGGGCAAGTGATTTTGATTGCAGGTGGGGTCGGTAAGGAAGCAGACTTCTCCCTCATGGCGAAAGATGTTCAAAGCGCCTGTCGTAGCGTCATTTTGTTTGGTAGAGATAAAGACATTATTCGCAACGCTTTAATATCAAAGGTTTCGGAAGCGAAAATGCATCTGGTTGACGATTTAGTTCAAGCGGTTAACCTTGCACGAGAAAAGGCGGAGAAAGGCGATGTGGTTTTATTTTCACCTGCCTGTGCCTCATTTGACCAGTTCGCCAATTATATGGAACGTGGAGACGTTTTTGAAAAACTTGTAAAGCAACTTTTTGAATGACAATCTTCAAGGTAAAAGCGAAATTTTTATGAAGCAAACCGATGAATCTCTTTCTCTCCACCGAGTTCGTGACTGGAGAGAACTAAGCAAGCAATGGCCAATTGATTTTTGGCTGTTAGGCGCATTGCTGGTACTGATGGTCATTGGTTTGACAATGGTTTCCTCCAGTTCTGTTGCCATCAGTGAAAAGCGTTTTGGCAACACGCTACATTATTTCTTACGCCAAGCATTCGCAATGGGGCTTGGTGTCTTTGCTGCCTATATCGTGTTGCATGTTCCTTTGTCATTTTGGGAAAAACATCGCGGTCGAATTTTTATTTTCGGTTTGATATTACTGGTGCTTGTTTTGGGGGTCGGTAGGGAAATCAATGGTTCCAAACGTTGGTTGCCCCTGATAGTCATGAACTTCCAAGTGTCGGAGTTTATGAAATTAGCCGTTGTTATTTTTATGGCGGGTTATCTCAATCGTCATGCAAATGCAGTTAGAGAAAGCTTTGAGGCGGTCATGCGCCTGGCGATACCGTTTGGTGTAATGGCAATTTTGCTGTTGTTGGAACCGGATTTCGGAAGTACCTTTGTTATTGCCGTGGTGATTACCGGCATGTTATTGATTGCCGGCGCACCTTGGCGTTTCTTTGTATTGACCGTATTACCGATGGCCGCCATTTTGGTTACAATGGTCATCACCTCACCTTATCGTATGGCAAGGGTGACTAACTTCCTTGACCCATGGTCTGATCCTTTTGGTAAAGGTTATCAGCTAACCCAAGCGTTGATTGCCAGTGGTCGTGGCGAATGGTTTGGTGCTGGCATCGGTAAATCTGTGCAAAAACTACTGTACTTGCCTGATGCTCACACGGATTTTCTCTTTTCGATTTACGCTGAAGAATTCGGTTTGATTGGAGTCGGTTTCTTGATCTTTCTCTACCTGTGGATTCTATTCCGTTGTTTCCGAATTGGTCGTAAAGCGATTGAAAACGCTAAAGTGTTCGGTGGATTAATCGCTTATGGAGTGGGGATTTGGATTGTGCTTCAAGCGACCATCAACATGGGGGTAAACCTCGGTTTGTTCCCAACCAAAGGGTTAACGTTGCCATTTATGAGTTATGGGGGAAGTAGTGTCTTGCTGCTTTCCATTGCCATCGCCTTAGTGTTCCGGGTTGATTATGAAACTCGTTACTATGAAGCGGAGGAAGCAGAGTGAAGCGAATATTGATCATGGCTGGCGGAACGGGAGGGCATGTTTTTCCCGGTTTGGCATTAGCCGCTAGCTTCAAGCAAAAAGGGATTGAAGTTGCCTGGCTTGGTACCCTAGGTGGTATGGAAAAAGAGTGGGTTGAGAAGGCGCAAATAGATTTTTACCCCATCCGAATCAAAGGTTTGAGAGGAAATGGATTGTTGGGCTGGCTGAAGGCTCCGATAAATGTCTTGAAAGCTTGGATGCAAGCTCGACAAATCATCAAACATGTTCGTCCGGATGTTGTACTTGGAATGGGGGGATTTGTGTGCGGCCCAGGGGGCTTGGCAGCAAGAAGCCTTGGAATTGATTTAGCTTTGCATGAACAAAACGCCATAGTGGGGTTAACAAATCGCTGGTTGGCACCTTTTGCTAAGCATATTATTACCGCCTTTCCACAAAACCAGCTTCAAGGTGATAAGGTTGTGTGCCTAGGGAATCCTGTAAGAGAAGGCTTGGAAGCTATTGCAACCGTCAGTGTGCATCGCCCATTGCATTTGTTGGTCTTAGGCGGGAGCCGCGGCGCATTGGCACTTAACAAAACGGTTCCTCAAGCACTCGCATTAATGCCAGAATCGAAACGTCCCGTTGTGATTCACCAAACAGGTACTAAAACACTTGATGAAGCGCAGCGAGCTTATCAAGTGGCAGGTGTTACCGCCAAAGTTGTGCCATTTATTGATGATATGGTAGAAGCTTACGAGCATGCAGACTTGGTGGTTTGTCGTTCAGGCGCCCTAACAGTGTCGGAGTTGATGGCATCTGCAAGGCCCGCTATTATGATTCCTTTTCCTTTTGCAGTGGATGATCACCAGACTGCTAATGCAGAAGTGTTGGCTGCTATTGGCGGCGGAGAAGTGATTCAGCAAACCGATTTAACGCCGGATAGTTTGGTGGCTCGCCTGCAATTTTGGCAACAGGATGATGTACTAAAAACGGCCTCTGAAAAAATTCGAGCGAAAGCTCCTCAACAAGCAAAAGAACAGATAGTCGAATTATTGATCAATTCGTAATCTGCATTAAGCGATCATCAAACAATCAAGACAAAAGTATTAACTGGAGTGGAGATGTCGATTCAACAAAACAATCCTGTTTTTCCCGACTTAAAAGGCAAGCGGATTTTGATTACCGGTGCATCAAGTGGCATCGGAGCAGGTATGGCAAAAGTGTTAGCTGAAGCGGGTTGTCGTTTGGTGTTGCATTATCATGCCAACCCGGAAGGGCTTTCCAGAACGCTTGATTCCATAAAAGATACTGGTGTTGAAGTGGAAACTGTACAATCTGATTTTAGTCAGTTGTCATCTATCAAGCCATTTTTTGAAAAAGC
This portion of the Hydrogenovibrio marinus genome encodes:
- the murG gene encoding undecaprenyldiphospho-muramoylpentapeptide beta-N-acetylglucosaminyltransferase — translated: MKRILIMAGGTGGHVFPGLALAASFKQKGIEVAWLGTLGGMEKEWVEKAQIDFYPIRIKGLRGNGLLGWLKAPINVLKAWMQARQIIKHVRPDVVLGMGGFVCGPGGLAARSLGIDLALHEQNAIVGLTNRWLAPFAKHIITAFPQNQLQGDKVVCLGNPVREGLEAIATVSVHRPLHLLVLGGSRGALALNKTVPQALALMPESKRPVVIHQTGTKTLDEAQRAYQVAGVTAKVVPFIDDMVEAYEHADLVVCRSGALTVSELMASARPAIMIPFPFAVDDHQTANAEVLAAIGGGEVIQQTDLTPDSLVARLQFWQQDDVLKTASEKIRAKAPQQAKEQIVELLINS